The following proteins come from a genomic window of Prionailurus viverrinus isolate Anna chromosome D1, UM_Priviv_1.0, whole genome shotgun sequence:
- the CD1H11orf52 gene encoding uncharacterized protein C11orf52 homolog, which produces MGNRLCCGGHWSCPSTTQRKKKMESQARRTLKQQQQQQQNGTKAHDTTGRMYEQVLEKRASQERSRGLSLKENSLHYADIQVYSCTQPRSALEVKHLQSENATEYATLRFPQATPRYDSKNGTLV; this is translated from the exons ATGGGAAACCGGCTTTGCTGCGGGGGACACTG GAGCTGCCCATCAACTacccagaggaaaaagaaaatgg AAAGCCAAGCAAGACGGACAttgaagcagcagcagcagcagcagcagaatggCACCAAG GCCCATGACACAACAGGACGTATGTATGAGCAGGTGTTAGAGAAGCGTGCGTCTCAGGAGAGGAGTCGAGGCCTTAGTTTGAAGGAGAACAGCTTACATTATGCAGACATTCAAGTGTACAGCTGTACCCAGCCACGCTCTGCTCTGGAAGTGAAGCATCTTCAGTCAGAAAATGCTACAGAATATGCAACCCTTCGCTTCCCCCAGGCCACGCCCCGCTACGACAGCAAGAACGGCACCCTGGTGTGA